One stretch of Cohnella algarum DNA includes these proteins:
- a CDS encoding SGNH/GDSL hydrolase family protein codes for MSVSELVWFSPLQPPFAIAGFAWLRTEGKYRRLPTNPPYEIPAAVDNLANHTAGGQIRFVTDSPRLSIRVKLSGPANMYHMPATGQNGFDCYEELEGNLRYRATATFSAAATEYEALLFENGATEPRQIALHFPLYQGVVEVSVGLEAGAVVEAPPAYADSGRVVVYGTSITQGACASRPGMCYTNLLSRRFNIVLCEPFFDLSKTT; via the coding sequence ATGAGCGTATCCGAATTGGTCTGGTTTTCGCCGCTTCAGCCTCCTTTTGCGATCGCGGGTTTTGCGTGGCTTCGGACGGAGGGCAAGTACCGCAGACTGCCGACGAATCCCCCTTACGAGATTCCGGCGGCCGTAGACAACCTCGCCAATCATACGGCAGGAGGCCAAATCCGTTTCGTTACCGATTCGCCCAGGCTGTCGATCCGGGTCAAGCTCTCCGGTCCGGCCAATATGTATCACATGCCGGCTACCGGCCAAAACGGGTTCGACTGTTACGAAGAGCTGGAAGGCAACCTGCGCTACCGGGCTACGGCGACTTTTTCGGCGGCGGCAACCGAATATGAGGCGCTGCTGTTCGAGAACGGAGCGACCGAGCCGCGGCAAATCGCGCTTCATTTTCCTCTGTATCAGGGAGTCGTCGAAGTGTCGGTCGGTCTGGAGGCGGGCGCCGTTGTCGAAGCTCCTCCCGCGTATGCGGATTCGGGGCGCGTCGTCGTGTACGGCACCTCCATTACCCAGGGCGCTTGCGCCTCTCGTCCGGGCATGTGCTATACGAATCTTTTAAGCCGCAGATTTAACATCGTATTATGCGAGCCATTTTTTGACCTCTCAAAAACAACCTAA
- a CDS encoding amidohydrolase family protein produces the protein MTQTYDLIVRNARLAGSGAKTDLGISGGTIAACGNLADAVSAETFDAGGRLLLPPFAEPHVHLDTALTAGDPVWNESGTLAEGIAIWSSRKQNLDPEDVTDRAERTIRLYLGYGVLHLRAMVDIGDPGLTALRAILELKQRYRELADIQVIAFPQDGIVSCPENEERMAEALRLGADGVSAVPHLERTREEGVLSLRKAFGLAERTGAFVHVFCDETDDEASRFLEVCASLAISTGLKSRVAAAHANAAAYYNEPYFQKILGLVKQSELSIVACPLINSVMQGRYDAYPKGRGITRIKEFRQAGVNVALAHDDIRTPFYPLGTGNPLDAAHMAAHLAHMCGRAELSDLIGMITEGGAAAMKLGEAYGYGQGTFRAGAPASFLLFDAPDAGELIRARPAPRYVFRCGRLISETRPAVTRWHGAPARELGVRVP, from the coding sequence ATGACGCAAACTTACGATCTGATCGTCCGCAATGCCCGATTGGCCGGCAGCGGGGCGAAAACGGATTTGGGGATAAGCGGCGGAACGATCGCCGCCTGCGGGAATTTGGCGGACGCCGTCTCCGCGGAAACGTTCGATGCGGGAGGGAGATTGCTGCTTCCGCCGTTCGCGGAGCCGCACGTCCATCTGGATACGGCGCTGACGGCGGGCGATCCCGTCTGGAACGAAAGCGGGACGCTGGCGGAAGGAATTGCCATCTGGTCCTCCCGCAAGCAAAACCTGGACCCGGAGGATGTGACGGACCGGGCCGAGCGGACGATTCGCCTTTATTTGGGCTACGGCGTTCTCCATTTGCGCGCGATGGTCGATATCGGCGATCCGGGGCTGACGGCGCTGCGGGCGATTCTCGAGCTGAAGCAACGCTATCGCGAGCTTGCGGACATTCAGGTGATCGCGTTTCCCCAGGACGGCATCGTATCCTGCCCGGAGAACGAGGAACGAATGGCGGAAGCGCTGCGGCTGGGCGCGGACGGGGTGTCTGCGGTTCCGCATTTGGAACGGACGCGCGAAGAAGGCGTGCTGTCCTTGCGCAAGGCGTTCGGTCTGGCGGAGCGGACGGGGGCGTTCGTTCACGTGTTTTGCGACGAAACGGACGACGAGGCTTCGCGGTTTCTCGAGGTTTGCGCCTCGCTAGCAATCTCGACCGGACTCAAATCGCGCGTCGCGGCGGCTCATGCCAATGCGGCCGCCTACTACAACGAGCCCTATTTTCAGAAAATCCTCGGGCTGGTCAAACAATCGGAGCTTTCGATCGTCGCATGCCCGCTCATAAACAGCGTCATGCAAGGCCGTTACGACGCTTACCCCAAGGGGAGGGGGATTACGCGCATTAAAGAATTCCGGCAGGCGGGCGTGAACGTCGCGCTGGCCCACGACGATATCCGGACGCCGTTTTATCCGCTCGGGACGGGCAATCCGCTGGACGCCGCGCACATGGCGGCCCATCTCGCCCATATGTGCGGCCGCGCCGAGCTGTCGGACTTAATCGGCATGATTACGGAAGGCGGAGCGGCGGCGATGAAGCTGGGAGAAGCGTACGGCTACGGCCAGGGGACGTTTCGGGCGGGAGCTCCCGCTTCGTTTCTGCTGTTCGACGCTCCGGATGCGGGCGAATTGATTCGCGCGCGCCCGGCTCCCCGTTACGTTTTCCGCTGCGGGCGCTTGATTTCGGAAACGCGCCCCGCCGTTACGAGGTGGCATGGAGCGCCCGCCAGGGAGCTGGGCGTTCGCGTTCCGTGA
- a CDS encoding amidohydrolase family protein, translated as MHGQNADLEAVNVRLPLEGEGGLFRVSVRDGKWTAIERQENAVSEDGYVPIAALGLDELRAAGRLDLEGRVLLPGFVDVHMHLDKAYSLPRVRNRSGTLLEAIENYRAVAPTFAKETIRDRIVKAALNAASYGSATLRSHLDVPVHLGRDLAMRTIEAALEARERVSGAVDIQYFPMFFYDPSAERELTEFAAEALRMGVDGVGGAPHLCPEADAGIAWAFRLATKFARPIDLHADESDDPAVKTIDVYCDQIMRNGYAGRATAGHLCSLSAMAQDEADRLIAKMAICGVGAVTLPAVNLYLQGRSDRGNVRRGVTRVRELAEAGVPVAAASDNIQDPFHPFGRGDMLQVGLMTAYAAHLAREEDIVAVLRMLTHLPARIAGLRDYGVAPGNPAGFVVLDAVSAEELFQELPATRWVYNKSRWTFASRLSRQGTEPDAGVEAAVRCANADSAV; from the coding sequence GTGCACGGTCAAAACGCGGATTTGGAAGCGGTCAACGTCCGTTTGCCGCTCGAGGGAGAAGGCGGCCTGTTCCGGGTAAGCGTTCGGGACGGCAAATGGACGGCGATCGAGCGGCAGGAAAATGCCGTATCCGAGGACGGGTACGTTCCGATCGCCGCTCTCGGGCTGGACGAATTGCGGGCGGCCGGGCGGCTCGATCTGGAAGGGCGGGTGCTGCTGCCGGGGTTCGTCGACGTCCATATGCATCTGGACAAGGCGTATTCGCTCCCGCGCGTGCGCAATCGTTCGGGCACGCTGCTGGAAGCGATCGAGAACTACCGGGCGGTCGCCCCGACGTTCGCGAAGGAGACGATTCGGGACCGGATCGTGAAGGCGGCGCTGAACGCGGCGTCCTACGGCTCGGCGACGCTGCGCAGCCATTTGGACGTTCCCGTCCACCTCGGGCGCGACCTCGCGATGCGCACGATCGAGGCGGCGCTGGAGGCGAGGGAAAGGGTGAGCGGGGCGGTCGACATTCAATATTTTCCGATGTTTTTCTACGATCCGAGCGCCGAGCGCGAGTTGACCGAATTTGCGGCCGAAGCGCTCCGGATGGGCGTCGACGGCGTGGGCGGCGCCCCGCATCTATGCCCGGAAGCCGACGCGGGCATCGCGTGGGCGTTCCGGCTCGCGACGAAATTCGCCCGGCCGATCGATCTGCATGCCGACGAATCGGACGATCCGGCCGTGAAGACGATCGACGTTTACTGCGATCAGATCATGCGCAACGGCTATGCCGGCCGGGCGACGGCAGGCCATTTGTGCTCGCTGTCGGCCATGGCCCAGGACGAGGCGGATCGGCTGATCGCCAAAATGGCGATATGCGGCGTCGGGGCCGTCACGCTCCCCGCCGTCAATCTGTACCTGCAAGGGCGCTCGGACCGGGGCAACGTCCGGCGCGGCGTCACCCGGGTCCGGGAGCTCGCGGAAGCGGGGGTGCCGGTGGCCGCCGCGTCGGACAACATTCAGGACCCGTTCCATCCGTTCGGCCGCGGGGATATGCTGCAAGTCGGGCTGATGACCGCCTATGCGGCGCACTTGGCCAGGGAAGAGGACATCGTCGCGGTGCTGCGCATGCTGACGCATCTTCCCGCCCGAATCGCGGGCTTGCGGGACTACGGCGTCGCTCCGGGCAACCCGGCGGGGTTTGTCGTCCTGGACGCGGTATCCGCGGAGGAGTTGTTCCAGGAGCTGCCGGCGACGCGTTGGGTATACAACAAGTCGCGCTGGACGTTCGCGTCCAGGCTGAGCCGTCAGGGGACGGAGCCCGACGCCGGCGTCGAGGCGGCCGTTCGCTGCGCGAATGCGGATTCGGCGGTCTGA
- a CDS encoding NAD(P)H-dependent oxidoreductase — MANLLVVYFSAYGHIHRMAEAAAKGAEDDGHQTRLARIPEFRSPDNVTALLDRPDRRSGREEHELSGKFRVGARFEKYLAALEAQKDVPEATADDLRWADGIVWGFPTYYGSMPAQVKSFLDMSGSLCASGELEGKPTGVMTSAGSIHTGHEATILTSIVPLLHFGLIYVGLPYSQNPEYLTADAIGGSPYGPSTLAGPDSSKTPDERELRMAGRLGARVARFAEATKGIR; from the coding sequence ATGGCAAATCTGTTGGTCGTTTATTTCAGCGCGTACGGACATATTCATCGCATGGCGGAAGCGGCCGCGAAAGGGGCCGAAGACGACGGCCATCAAACGCGGCTCGCGCGAATTCCGGAATTCCGGTCACCGGACAATGTGACGGCGCTGCTCGACCGCCCGGACCGGAGGAGCGGGCGGGAAGAACATGAGCTGTCCGGCAAATTCCGCGTCGGGGCTCGCTTTGAAAAATACTTGGCGGCCCTGGAAGCGCAGAAGGATGTGCCGGAAGCGACGGCGGACGACCTCCGATGGGCGGACGGCATCGTGTGGGGCTTTCCGACCTATTACGGCTCGATGCCCGCGCAGGTGAAGTCTTTTCTCGACATGTCGGGAAGCCTGTGCGCGAGCGGCGAGCTGGAAGGCAAGCCGACGGGCGTCATGACAAGCGCCGGGTCGATTCATACCGGCCATGAAGCGACGATTTTGACTTCGATCGTGCCATTGCTGCACTTCGGGCTGATCTATGTCGGCCTTCCGTATTCGCAAAATCCGGAATATTTGACGGCGGACGCGATCGGGGGCTCGCCTTACGGACCTTCGACGCTGGCCGGGCCGGACAGCTCGAAGACGCCGGACGAGCGCGAGCTGAGGATGGCCGGCAGGCTTGGCGCCCGAGTGGCGAGATTCGCGGAAGCGACCAAAGGCATCCGATGA
- a CDS encoding ABC transporter permease, whose amino-acid sequence MKPLLRKLWKRTAPPVAAFVIFIGGWELFCRLAGMKPYLLPKPSDIVRAASENASNLWVSVYTTITEAVIGFLLSIVLGVGFAILLASSKLIERSVYPYAIIMQTIPIVAVAPIIVIWFGAGMNAIVIIAFLIGFFPMLSNTLIGLNSTDHNMKNLFYLYNASPMQTMFRLRIPAALPYIVAGLKISCTLAVIGAIVGEYIAGIGGGKGGLGYAITVSASRLQTSYLFACGLAASLLGIVFYLLVNAFSKWMLSSWHESEMKSSEG is encoded by the coding sequence ATGAAACCGCTGCTGCGGAAGCTGTGGAAGCGGACGGCGCCCCCCGTCGCCGCCTTCGTCATCTTCATCGGCGGCTGGGAGCTGTTTTGCCGGCTGGCGGGCATGAAGCCGTATTTGCTGCCGAAGCCTTCCGACATCGTCCGCGCCGCTTCGGAGAACGCGTCCAACCTGTGGGTCTCCGTCTACACGACGATCACCGAGGCGGTCATCGGCTTTTTGCTCAGCATCGTGCTCGGCGTGGGGTTTGCGATTCTGCTCGCGAGTTCAAAGCTGATCGAGCGGAGCGTGTACCCGTACGCGATCATCATGCAGACGATTCCGATCGTCGCCGTCGCGCCGATCATCGTCATCTGGTTCGGCGCCGGCATGAACGCCATCGTCATTATCGCCTTCCTGATCGGCTTTTTCCCGATGCTGTCCAATACGCTGATCGGCCTCAACTCCACCGACCACAACATGAAAAATCTGTTCTACCTCTACAACGCGTCGCCGATGCAGACGATGTTCCGCCTGCGGATCCCGGCCGCGCTCCCGTACATCGTCGCCGGCCTGAAAATTTCGTGCACGCTGGCGGTCATCGGGGCGATCGTCGGCGAGTATATCGCCGGCATCGGGGGCGGCAAGGGCGGCCTCGGCTATGCGATTACGGTGTCCGCCTCCCGCCTGCAAACTTCTTACCTGTTCGCGTGCGGGCTGGCCGCTTCCCTGCTCGGCATCGTGTTTTATCTGCTCGTCAACGCGTTTTCGAAATGGATGCTCAGCTCCTGGCACGAATCCGAAATGAAGTCTTCCGAAGGATAA
- a CDS encoding creatininase family protein, with product MRFRYDGNAFDRRFLPRLTTKEIEAMPKEDVLIVLPVGAVEQHGPHLPVFTDTLLGEAFMAAAFDHLPEDAPIWLLPAVAYGKSTEHSAYPGTITLSAQTLMMVLQDIAASLARSGFRKLLLFNTHGGNADLLGMMAREIRIATGLDVYRLDPGAVGYSESFTDDEEKACGIHAGDVETSLVMASCPDWVKPELAPREMPRFPRSPSLSFRARSFAWVMSDISRSGIAGDATKGTAARGEAMLEKAGPLLAKALMEIAAFDMNSLRE from the coding sequence ATGCGGTTTCGCTATGACGGCAATGCGTTCGACCGCCGTTTTCTGCCCCGGCTGACGACCAAGGAAATCGAAGCGATGCCGAAAGAAGACGTCTTGATCGTGCTTCCCGTCGGCGCCGTCGAACAGCACGGACCCCATCTGCCCGTGTTTACGGATACGCTGCTCGGAGAAGCCTTTATGGCGGCGGCGTTCGACCATCTCCCCGAAGACGCGCCGATTTGGCTGCTTCCCGCCGTCGCTTACGGCAAAAGCACCGAGCACTCGGCGTACCCCGGCACGATCACGCTCTCGGCCCAGACGCTCATGATGGTGCTGCAGGACATTGCCGCCTCTCTCGCCCGCAGCGGCTTCAGGAAGCTGCTCCTCTTCAACACTCACGGCGGCAACGCCGACCTGCTCGGCATGATGGCGCGCGAAATCCGCATCGCGACCGGCCTTGACGTCTACCGTCTCGATCCCGGCGCGGTCGGCTACAGCGAATCGTTCACCGACGATGAAGAAAAAGCGTGCGGCATTCACGCCGGGGACGTCGAGACGTCGCTCGTCATGGCGTCCTGCCCCGACTGGGTGAAGCCCGAGCTAGCGCCGCGGGAAATGCCGCGTTTTCCCCGGTCTCCTTCGCTCTCTTTCCGCGCCAGATCGTTCGCCTGGGTCATGAGCGACATTTCCCGCAGCGGCATCGCGGGCGACGCGACCAAGGGGACGGCCGCAAGAGGCGAGGCGATGCTGGAGAAGGCGGGGCCGCTGCTCGCCAAGGCGCTTATGGAAATCGCGGCGTTCGATATGAATTCGCTGCGCGAATGA
- a CDS encoding FAD-binding oxidoreductase — MPMEWTKEMQQLVGEERLLLENEQVEKLSKDYYWYSPVLEPLLRDKRADGVVVPETEEQAARALALAYRSGIPVTTRGAGTGNYGQAVPLEGGIVLDLSKLDRVIEIGGDYARVQAGVRLGALEKRLREQGKELRIYPSTFMKATVGGFVCGGSGGIGSITWGNLWDGNVLEAVVLTMEEVPRRLAVKGEELAAYIHNYGTTGVLTELVIPISEKTEWTQTVAQFDDFASASRFSHAVAVDDSIRKRLVAPVEWPIPSFFKPIAKRLESGSSACLLETAEGTESALAAHAAAAGGRVGYTIPSDQYRKIIGLSDFTWNHTTLWALKADPSLTYLQAGFHPTDFPEQIARIKAEFGDEVLMHLEFMRSGGVVVPAALPIVRFTTQERLYEIVAFFRANGVSINDPHTWMLEAGGRGELDAMLRAKRANDPKGLLNPGKLQVPVQSTVEER; from the coding sequence ATGCCGATGGAATGGACGAAGGAAATGCAGCAGCTGGTCGGAGAGGAACGGCTGCTGCTTGAGAATGAACAGGTCGAAAAGCTGTCCAAGGATTACTACTGGTATTCGCCCGTGCTGGAACCGCTGCTTCGCGACAAGCGCGCCGACGGCGTCGTCGTGCCGGAAACGGAGGAGCAGGCGGCGCGGGCGCTTGCCCTGGCGTACCGCTCCGGCATTCCGGTGACGACCCGGGGGGCCGGCACCGGCAATTACGGGCAGGCGGTTCCGCTCGAAGGCGGCATCGTGCTCGATTTGAGCAAGCTGGACCGGGTGATCGAAATCGGCGGGGACTATGCCCGCGTTCAGGCCGGCGTCCGGCTGGGCGCGCTGGAAAAACGGCTTCGGGAGCAGGGGAAGGAGCTGCGGATTTATCCGAGCACGTTCATGAAGGCGACCGTGGGCGGATTTGTCTGCGGCGGCTCGGGCGGCATCGGCTCCATCACCTGGGGCAACCTGTGGGACGGCAACGTGCTGGAGGCGGTCGTGCTGACGATGGAGGAAGTCCCCCGCAGGCTTGCGGTCAAGGGAGAGGAGCTTGCGGCCTACATCCACAATTACGGCACGACCGGCGTGCTGACCGAGCTGGTCATTCCGATTTCCGAAAAAACGGAATGGACGCAAACGGTCGCGCAGTTCGACGACTTTGCGTCGGCCAGCCGGTTCTCCCATGCGGTCGCCGTCGACGATTCGATTCGCAAGCGCCTGGTCGCTCCCGTCGAATGGCCGATTCCCTCCTTTTTCAAACCGATCGCGAAGCGGCTCGAATCCGGCTCCAGCGCCTGTCTGCTCGAGACCGCGGAGGGTACCGAAAGCGCTCTGGCGGCTCATGCCGCCGCGGCCGGGGGGCGTGTCGGCTATACCATTCCTTCCGATCAATACCGCAAAATCATCGGCTTGTCCGACTTCACCTGGAATCACACGACGTTATGGGCGCTCAAGGCCGATCCTTCGCTGACGTATTTGCAGGCCGGGTTTCATCCGACCGATTTTCCGGAACAAATCGCGAGGATTAAAGCCGAATTCGGCGACGAAGTGCTCATGCACCTGGAATTTATGCGCTCGGGCGGCGTCGTCGTCCCGGCGGCGCTGCCGATCGTCCGCTTCACGACGCAAGAGCGGTTGTACGAGATCGTCGCTTTTTTCCGTGCGAACGGCGTGAGCATTAACGACCCCCATACGTGGATGCTGGAGGCGGGAGGACGCGGCGAACTGGACGCGATGCTTCGGGCCAAGCGCGCCAACGATCCGAAAGGGCTGCTCAATCCCGGCAAGCTGCAAGTTCCGGTCCAAAGCACAGTAGAGGAGCGATGA
- the tnpA gene encoding IS200/IS605 family transposase, with amino-acid sequence MDKSSLAHTKWNCKYHIVFAPKYRRQVIYGKLKREIGKILRELCERKGVEIIEAEACPDHIHMLVSIPPKLSVAEFMGYLKGKSSLMIFDKFANMKYRYGNRQFWCRGYFVDTVGRNKKVIEEYIRNQIVEDKNYEQLTMKELFDPFTGESVKKGG; translated from the coding sequence ATGGATAAGAGCAGTCTAGCACACACCAAATGGAACTGCAAATACCATATTGTATTTGCACCCAAGTACCGCAGACAAGTTATATACGGGAAGTTAAAAAGAGAGATCGGGAAGATTCTACGGGAGTTATGTGAACGAAAAGGTGTGGAGATCATCGAAGCAGAAGCCTGTCCGGATCATATTCACATGCTGGTGAGCATACCGCCCAAGCTAAGTGTGGCTGAATTTATGGGCTATTTGAAGGGGAAAAGCTCACTGATGATCTTCGATAAATTCGCAAACATGAAGTACCGGTATGGAAACCGTCAATTCTGGTGCAGAGGGTACTTTGTGGATACGGTGGGGCGAAATAAGAAAGTGATTGAAGAATACATCCGTAACCAGATAGTGGAGGACAAAAATTATGAACAACTCACGATGAAAGAACTGTTCGACCCGTTTACGGGTGAGTCGGTGAAAAAGGGCGGGTAA
- a CDS encoding ABC transporter substrate-binding protein has product MLKKRWAGKKARLGVMAAAMAVVLSLSACGSGNNGASPSPGESASSAPPESAAATASAGPPASASAPAELTKVTQVTNWFAEPEHGGQYAALAKGFYEEAGLDMTIQAGGPGISSTQIVAGGNAEFGMGQADEILLARENGIPLVAIAATFQKNPQGIMFHKGKFKDLSELNGHKIYVGSGVTYWEYLKRAYELDDVTELKYTGSLANFVADPDSATQIYITSEPFTMQQEGVEVDYFLNYDLGYKQYGNVLYTTEEYIEKHPEIVKAYVEASIKGWDYYKDNVEEINKVMQEKNPDLKLEAMAYGAQAQEPLVYGGDAETYGVGYMNEEIWKGLQQQLIEIGLLKEAEPLENVFTNEFLPGK; this is encoded by the coding sequence ATGCTTAAAAAAAGATGGGCAGGCAAAAAAGCGAGATTAGGCGTTATGGCGGCGGCGATGGCGGTTGTCCTGAGTCTATCCGCGTGCGGTTCCGGCAATAACGGGGCTTCGCCGTCTCCGGGCGAATCCGCGTCTTCGGCTCCGCCGGAATCGGCGGCCGCGACGGCGTCGGCCGGTCCGCCCGCGTCGGCATCGGCGCCGGCCGAGCTGACCAAGGTCACCCAGGTGACGAACTGGTTCGCGGAACCGGAGCACGGCGGACAGTATGCGGCTCTCGCGAAAGGGTTCTATGAAGAGGCGGGGCTCGACATGACGATCCAGGCCGGCGGACCGGGCATTTCCTCGACGCAAATCGTCGCCGGCGGCAATGCCGAGTTCGGCATGGGACAGGCGGACGAAATTCTTTTGGCTCGGGAAAACGGCATACCGCTCGTCGCGATCGCGGCGACGTTCCAGAAAAATCCCCAGGGCATCATGTTCCACAAAGGCAAGTTCAAAGACCTGTCCGAGCTGAACGGACATAAAATTTACGTCGGCAGCGGCGTGACCTATTGGGAGTATTTGAAAAGGGCGTACGAGCTCGACGACGTGACGGAACTGAAGTACACGGGCTCTCTCGCGAATTTCGTCGCCGATCCGGATTCCGCGACCCAGATTTACATTACCTCCGAGCCGTTCACGATGCAGCAGGAGGGGGTGGAGGTCGACTATTTCCTGAACTACGACTTGGGCTACAAGCAATACGGCAACGTGCTTTATACGACCGAGGAATATATCGAAAAGCATCCCGAAATCGTCAAAGCCTATGTCGAAGCTTCCATTAAAGGATGGGACTACTACAAAGACAACGTCGAGGAAATCAACAAGGTGATGCAGGAGAAAAACCCCGACCTGAAGCTGGAAGCGATGGCCTACGGCGCGCAGGCGCAGGAGCCGCTCGTTTACGGCGGCGACGCGGAAACGTACGGGGTCGGCTATATGAACGAGGAAATATGGAAGGGGCTGCAGCAGCAGCTGATCGAGATCGGTTTGCTCAAGGAGGCAGAGCCGCTCGAGAACGTGTTTACGAACGAGTTCCTTCCGGGCAAGTAG
- a CDS encoding ABC transporter ATP-binding protein has protein sequence MEATSQVKEWVRMERLSKVYPNGTVAVKEVDLSIREGEFLCFVGPSGCGKSTIFKMITGLSGPTGGTLEVMGTSPKQARKQSDTAFVFQDHTLLPWNSVVDNVTLPLALRGVPRKDRQREAERVLELVGLKDYMKAMPRQLSGGMKMRASIARALVSKPKLLLMDEPFGALDEITRQTLQLELLELWRHDPEMTVLFVTHNVFEAVFLSTRIAVMTPRPGKIASLIDVPVPFPRDESFRTTPEFGQIVKSVSQALKH, from the coding sequence ATGGAAGCAACGTCACAGGTCAAGGAATGGGTCCGCATGGAGCGGCTGTCGAAGGTGTATCCGAACGGAACCGTCGCGGTCAAGGAAGTCGATCTTTCGATACGCGAGGGCGAATTTCTTTGCTTCGTCGGCCCGTCCGGCTGCGGAAAATCGACCATTTTCAAAATGATCACCGGCCTTTCCGGCCCGACCGGCGGAACGCTCGAGGTGATGGGCACTTCGCCCAAGCAGGCGCGCAAGCAAAGCGATACCGCCTTCGTCTTTCAGGATCACACGCTGCTCCCGTGGAATTCGGTCGTCGACAATGTGACGCTGCCGCTCGCGCTGCGCGGCGTTCCGCGCAAGGACCGCCAGCGGGAGGCGGAACGTGTGCTGGAGCTCGTCGGCCTCAAGGATTATATGAAGGCGATGCCTCGGCAACTGTCCGGGGGCATGAAGATGCGGGCTTCCATCGCCCGCGCCCTCGTGTCCAAGCCGAAGCTGCTGCTGATGGATGAGCCGTTCGGGGCGCTTGACGAAATTACCCGGCAGACGCTCCAGCTGGAGCTGCTCGAATTGTGGCGGCACGATCCCGAAATGACGGTGCTGTTCGTCACGCACAACGTGTTCGAAGCGGTCTTTCTGTCCACCCGGATCGCCGTCATGACCCCGAGACCGGGCAAGATCGCGAGCCTGATCGACGTGCCGGTCCCTTTTCCCCGCGACGAATCGTTTCGCACTACTCCGGAGTTCGGGCAAATCGTCAAATCCGTATCGCAAGCCCTCAAGCATTAA